The DNA sequence ACGGGGGTCGGCGGCGGGGCGGGAACGAACTCCCGGAAGATCGTGAAGGTTGCATTCTCCACGGGTGCGTGACCGGCGTCAAGGATCCGCGTGCGGAACAGTGTTCTGTTCTCGCTCGCCCCTACGCCGGGAACCGTCCCATGCAGGCGGATGGTGAGATCGATGGGGCGGGAGTAAGATAGTTCGAATGCGGTGATCTCAATCCGGTTTCCTCCGCGGGTCTGCGAGGATACCAGGATATCGTCACGGTAGAGATAGAAATTCCAGCAGGGCTCCGTAAGATCGGTATACACCTCAAACGAAGCGCTTTCATTGAATTTCTGCATGAACCCCACCCTGACGGTGGCCGTGACATCATCCCCGGCGAACATACGGGCATCCGGCGGACTGACCGCCGCAGAACGTATCGCATACCCGGTGCTGTCGGGGTAAACCGGGTCCGGCGTGGGGATAGGGTAAGGGCCGTCCCCGAGCGTAAAGGCCGTGCTCTCCCATACGCCGGTCTCTACGCTCTCGACAAAGACGTTATACCTGTCGGAGAGGAATTGGGAGGCATCGACGTCGAACGACCAGGTATTATTAGGTACGCCCTGCCGGACGGCTATCGTGCCGGAGGCACCGCTATACCCATAATATTGAGTCGTCTCGGAAGGCTTGAAGGATGCGCTGGTCACGCCGATCAGGAGTTCGTCGCCGGGAGCCAGGTTCGTGGTGCCGGTAATGGAAAAAGTGCTGCCGAGACTCTGGTGGCCTATGGCGTCTATCCGGATCCAGGGCTCCTCCACAAAAAAGGTCAATGTGGCGTAGGTGTCGTCCACGTAACGCGAACTCAAAGCATTCACGAGGACTATCGCCGCATCAGACGCCGGGAGGTTCGCGATGTTTACGGAAGGTGTATCGGGGCCGGTGATATTCGTCGTAGTTCCCGGAGCGATTCGGACATCCTGCTCTCCGTCCGTCATCGGGTGCTGGACGACGACGAAGTACTGGCCGGCGCGGAGGTTTTCGGTTTCGCCGTTCTCGAGGTTGTACTCGAACGAATCGTCGGATGCAACGTTCACGGGCGTGCCGAGCAGGTGGTAGTTCTTGCCGAAGATCCAGATATAGACATTGTCCGGGTTACCGGTCGCAGTTCCGGAAACCGTCAGATCGTCGCCCTTGGCGAGGGTGTGTGAACTCGCAATTGTCATGACCGAGGGACTCTTCAGGACGAAGGATGCGGTGGCGTACTGCACCCCGGAGAGGTGAGCCTTATCGCGCGGTGCGGAAACGGCGTAGATAGTGTAGTATCCCGAGTCTATGACCCCGCCAACAGCCGATGTATCCCACCGGTACTCCCAGGTATCATCGGTTCTGACACCGATCCGGGTGAAGGTGGCGGGTGCACCATCCATGGTGGCAATGGTCCAGTTATCAGGTTTGACCCCGTTGATAGCGAGATTCGGGCCGCACAGGAAGAGATAGGTGGTCATGGAGTCGGTGTTGGTGCCGGAGAGCACAAGCTCCTCGCCGATGTAATAGACACCGGTGCCGGATGCTGTCAGGCTAACCGATCCCGGCGTAACCGCTACCGTAACCCTTTCGGAGGTGGCGAGGTTTATCGGGTCGACGACCCTGATCGTGAAGCCCTGGTTCGCCGTGGCAGCGGTCGTATTGAACTGGACAGTCCGGGTACCGGCGGCGTTGGTGATCACGGCTGCCTTGGTGTAGGTATAATCAGAAAGGTCGGTGACGCCAGGCATGTTGACGCCGGGCGTGACAGAGGGCTGTCCGGGTGCGATTAGAGGGTACTGGTTGCCAGCGAGTCCCGCGTCCCTGACGTAGAGCCAGTAGGTCTTCTTCGACTCGCCGGAAATGGTCACGGCGAAGTTGTGGTTGCGGATAACGCTCTCCTTGTCGACCGCCAGAGAGAGAGCCGGGACGACAACCTCGAAGCAGATGGTGTTTGAGTCGTAGCCCTTCTCCGCAAGACCTGTCTGATCGTTCCACCGTGCCTGAGCGGTGTAAGTGCCCGCCTCGGTATCCTCGAGGGTTATACCGCCGACGTAGACTTTTGATCTATTGATCGGGATATGTGCGGTGCTGATGCCGCCGAACTGGGTCACCCTCCCGCCGACGGGGGTCGTGACCTCGATATCCATCAGGGCGGCCGCCGGCGTGGCATACAGCCCGCCGAGATTGTTCTGGAGCTCGAATGCGAGCGGCGTGCCGCGGGAGACGGATTTGCCGTTCACCGAGTCGGTCCGGGAATCGTTCAGGACGACATCGAGGGTCGCAACCGGAATTTTGACGATAACGAACGGGTTACCGGCGATCAGGCCGGCGTTGTCCCACGCATAGTAAGTGCCGGTGGTCCCGCCGACAGACTCCGCAGAGAGGTCAAAATCATTCGCGTTCGCCACATCAATGATGCTGTCGGCGGAACCGGCAGTAAAGTCACTATAGTGGACGAGACGGGTGATGCCGGGAGCGACGCCGGTGAGATCCAGATCGTCC is a window from the Methanoculleus taiwanensis genome containing:
- a CDS encoding MEMAR_RS02690 family S-layer glycoprotein codes for the protein MLCVRDTMRNHEQQSALLLIGLLAIALLASPAAARDGLKGVSVGDAIYVGEDDLDLTGVAPGITRLVHYSDFTAGSADSIIDVANANDFDLSAESVGGTTGTYYAWDNAGLIAGNPFVIVKIPVATLDVVLNDSRTDSVNGKSVSRGTPLAFELQNNLGGLYATPAAALMDIEVTTPVGGRVTQFGGISTAHIPINRSKVYVGGITLEDTEAGTYTAQARWNDQTGLAEKGYDSNTICFEVVVPALSLAVDKESVIRNHNFAVTISGESKKTYWLYVRDAGLAGNQYPLIAPGQPSVTPGVNMPGVTDLSDYTYTKAAVITNAAGTRTVQFNTTAATANQGFTIRVVDPINLATSERVTVAVTPGSVSLTASGTGVYYIGEELVLSGTNTDSMTTYLFLCGPNLAINGVKPDNWTIATMDGAPATFTRIGVRTDDTWEYRWDTSAVGGVIDSGYYTIYAVSAPRDKAHLSGVQYATASFVLKSPSVMTIASSHTLAKGDDLTVSGTATGNPDNVYIWIFGKNYHLLGTPVNVASDDSFEYNLENGETENLRAGQYFVVVQHPMTDGEQDVRIAPGTTTNITGPDTPSVNIANLPASDAAIVLVNALSSRYVDDTYATLTFFVEEPWIRIDAIGHQSLGSTFSITGTTNLAPGDELLIGVTSASFKPSETTQYYGYSGASGTIAVRQGVPNNTWSFDVDASQFLSDRYNVFVESVETGVWESTAFTLGDGPYPIPTPDPVYPDSTGYAIRSAAVSPPDARMFAGDDVTATVRVGFMQKFNESASFEVYTDLTEPCWNFYLYRDDILVSSQTRGGNRIEITAFELSYSRPIDLTIRLHGTVPGVGASENRTLFRTRILDAGHAPVENATFTIFREFVPAPPPTPVSDGTINLTPGWNFVSVPRALSAGNDTAAIFAGVDTGGRSIFLYNASERRWHTLQSGSVIRPLDGIWIYANVSMTVPLYYASGSVSAPAVKGLSQGWNAVGHPCTVPASARDAFSSVQNAWTNLIGWNASVQQYDTAVINGGSGIFADSRTLQPCRGYWLYVTGSGELAGMSL